Below is a window of Arabidopsis thaliana chromosome 2, partial sequence DNA.
gttgtaatttagaaaattaatattaaataagtttGTGGACccgacaaaaaataaataagtttgtGGAcaattttagtatatattctacaaatttcaaaaaaaaaaaaaaaaatagcattagTTAGTGACACTATAACTATATTACCTTTATTTATGAAGTTTTTCAACAGTTAAGTAGACATCCATAAATAGTTATAAATCACATTATAGTGACATGAGATTACATTTTTATGAATGTAGTACTGAATTGTTTGAACAATTTAGTGATTTGAGTTGGAACACTTTACAATAACAATTGAATTTTCATGATAAAgagattttagattatttactaagtgaaaaataaaaagattcaaatcGCATGATTTTAagtaagagttaaaaaaaattataacacatcatctaaaatttaataaaacttaaattgaTTTAAGGAGTTGGTGTCACGCCTGTTCTTAAACGAGTTGCGTCTAATGCTGTGGATCCACCAAAGGAGACGCTATCACGCATCattgagcttgttttaagaagcaaagagGAGAAAAGTCGACGTGAGATGAAATCTATTGTCCTGAAGCTTCTTAGGGAACAGAATGGAGCCAATGTAGCTGATAACTTCAATGATACAATCTATTCCTCTTGCCAAACCTGCTTGGATTCGGTTCTGTCTCTGTTTAAACAAGCTTCTGAGGGAGAGAAACCTGAGACTGATACCAAACAGATTGCTGTAGAAGCAGATAACCTCACGACTCACGTGGCTGCTTGATGTGTTAGCAGAAAGACAAGCTGCAGAGGAATTCTCAGTCACATGGTTTGTTTTTGCAGGAAGAAGACATAATACATTTTGTATGGATGTGATTCTTCAGtcacatataaataatatctctCTCCAATAGATACTGTAATATAACAAGCAATCCtgttataaatttcaattatagAATTAGAAATAGTCTTAAATTCATGAAGGCACAATATATGGCAATGTTTTGCTTAAGCTAAATGTCTAAACATTAAGAGTTTTAACATGTTTCTTCCCTAAGAGTTCAAAACTTTTCAACACTTAAAAGCTTTTTCAAGCCTAATACAATCATTCGTTTTGTTGTATTAGAATTGTTGAGTTTTGAAAAATTCTGAACTTTTTGTTAAGGAATCTATCAATCTTAATGTTTCTTTGGACATTTAATTTGGCTTAAGAAAAACGTTGTCATATCTTGTACCTTCATGATTTTTAGGACTATCATTGATTTTATAgctgaaaatatatattgattgaaATATTTCTGAAAACAATATGCAGCAACTGCATACATAACAAGTtaataacaaagaaactcaaaacttgTCCAATCTGCAATGTTGATCTTTGTGTTGTGCTTGTTGATACAAGTtaataacaaagaaactcaaaacttgTCCAATCTGCCATGTTGATATTTGTGTTGTGCTTGTTGATAATCTTCGGTATTCATATGAATTTTTCGTTTCAAAATTGTGTCTTCTCTGCTACTCCTATTCTTGTGTATTTgtcaacattttttatatttatatctatGTTTTATGCATTTATGAATACCAGAACTAATATCAAATATGTAATTTGAGCTATCTATATATGTGCAGGTCGGATTACAGGTTTGGAAGATATGAGTCTATAACTCTCCCCTTTAAAACAAGAAGTGTAAAGCCTAAGAAGAATGACACTGAATTGggtttaaagttttcttttaatagtgCTTAACATGAGTGATTAATAAACAACTTTAGAGACTCATGACTGGCCAATAGCCGTATGCGGTCATGTTGTGTGTATGTGGGACTATAGCATCCTAAGTTTGTCATGTCATGCGTTGTATTCATTATAGAACATgtggtttgattttggttttaattatgtccattcaacaaaattataaagcTAAGACaattaaacattaattttaCGACAATAGACATTAATTGTACAACTAAAACATTAACATTTGACGTTCAATCGTAAGCTCAATGAGAAAGACTACACAATGAGTCTATATACCAAAATTAAAGATGTTGCATTCAATCTTATTTTGAGTGATTGAAGTTATTTTGAGTTATTTGGTAGTTTAAGATACATtgaataaaaaggaaaaaaatctatgtacggtttttatttttcgtcGTTTCGATACAACTATATGACTCTCGCTCGGTCACTCGCTCGGAGTATTAGGCCTAGATATGGcattgtcttttttttgggtcctttgtacaattttgtttgtaagaaaataaaagaaatgttaGGTTTTCCAAGCCCAAACCAACTTTCATATCAGTATGATATTGTTTGGTTTGAGTCAGGTCCGACCCAAACATTGCCTAGACCCAATGCtattatatcaaaaatctCTAATaggtattaaaaaaaaagccttaacatgtataaaaaaaatttgggcCTTTGAACCTTAAGCAGGCACTTTGAGTCAAATGGTCAAACTTGcatttctttttgaattcCTTCCTAAAAGACTTTATACTAATTTAGCAAGCAAAATACAATTTTGACTTTAATTggataatttaaaaaacttcttgtattatttattgatattttgaatatatttttttaggtttgaataaaaataatcatttaaatGTATGAGATACTTTccatcttttgttgttttaaaaacagaaagatataataaataataaaacgTGTTGACCAAATTATTGTAAACTTTTCAGTTATGGAAAATTCATTAGATAAGTTTCATACAAAAgatggaatatatatatatatatatatatatatatatgttattgatatatgtatatatatacatacatacacactCAAGAAAACCACAATAAGTTCTTAGTAAGTAACAAAACTTTAGAAAATCAGAaggtaaatatatttgttcaaTTGTCGTAGCAAATGTTAGAAGTTttatgttgaagaagaagtttttttttttttttaaatatattgttctgtttcttgtgtgtatatatgaCTCTAATACAAACATTTCTTCAAATAATGACTTTGaaccttatttttatttttaatacatattGGGTTTTGAAGGATATTCAGATTGCATCATCTAGAAACATTTCTAATGACAACCAAGAAAACTTCATCTGTTGTATTACCTTTGTTGCTGGTTTTCGCACTCATCCTTATGCCCATGGTTGCAggtaacattttttctttttagtattCTACTGTCCGaacaccaaaaatatattttacgcTCTATAATTGATTTAAATCTTTCAGATATTTTTAGTGGGTGGAGTCAAAATTCccatatacaaatttttttttttccctttgcAATTTAcatgtttaatattatattactattttttgtatttaaaatattattattgttatgatCCAAATAGGCCAACTTAAGTCTACATGTCGTATTGCGGAGGCATGGAAAGGCGCAAAGGAATGTAATGCAAAATGTGCAGCACTAGGTACGACGAGAGGGGGTGTTTGTCAAAAATTCCTAGGTGATCTTTACTGTTGCTGCTGGGATTAATTCCTAATTAAAATGTACTCTCAATAAACAATATGTACTCGCATCGGTATGAATAAAAGTACGTTTTc
It encodes the following:
- a CDS encoding BTB/POZ domain protein (unknown protein; BEST Arabidopsis thaliana protein match is: unknown protein (TAIR:AT3G50780.1); Has 46 Blast hits to 46 proteins in 10 species: Archae - 0; Bacteria - 0; Metazoa - 0; Fungi - 0; Plants - 46; Viruses - 0; Other Eukaryotes - 0 (source: NCBI BLink).), whose product is MKSIVLKLLREQNGANVADNFNDTIYSSCQTCLDSVLSLFKQASEGEKPETDTKQIAVEADNLTTHVAA
- a CDS encoding Protein of unknown function (PD694200) (Protein of unknown function (PD694200); BEST Arabidopsis thaliana protein match is: Protein of unknown function (PD694200) (TAIR:AT5G55131.1); Has 35333 Blast hits to 34131 proteins in 2444 species: Archae - 798; Bacteria - 22429; Metazoa - 974; Fungi - 991; Plants - 531; Viruses - 0; Other Eukaryotes - 9610 (source: NCBI BLink).), whose amino-acid sequence is MTTKKTSSVVLPLLLVFALILMPMVAGQLKSTCRIAEAWKGAKECNAKCAALGTTRGGVCQKFLGDLYCCCWD